In Paludibaculum fermentans, the genomic stretch ACTTCCACGACGCCGATACTCCGGCTCCTGCAACGCCGCCCACGGGCTTCGGAGGCATTCTGACCCGTGGCCAATGGCGGGGTGTCGTCGACTTCGCCCGCGCCTCCGATGCGCGCATCATCACCTCGTTCGCCGTCAGCGATGGGGTACGCGACAGCCATGGCGTTTGGACCCCTGACCAGGCTCGCAAGTTCGCGGCGTTCACCAAGGCAGCAGGCGGCCGCATCGCCGCGGCCGAACTCTTCAATGAACCCAACTTCGCAGCCATCGGCGGCGCTCCGAAGGGCTACGACGCGGCGGCCTATGGGCGCGACTTCGCGGCCTTCAAAGCCTTCGCGAAGGAGTCGCTGCCGGAGATGATCATCCTGGGACCCGGCTCGGTCGGAGAAGGAGCACTCGCGGCCACCGGCTTCTCGGGCCTCAGCACGAAGGACATCCTTCAGGCCACGGGCCGTGGTGTCGATGGCTTCTCCTATCACTTCTATGGCGGCGTCTCCAAGCGATGCGGCGCGATGAAAGGCGCGCCCCAGACGAGCCCGGAAGCAGCGCTGACGCCGGAGTGGCTCGCTCTCACGGATCGCGAAGCCGCCTACTACACCAAGCTGCGCGACCAGTTCGAGCCCGGTAAGCCGCTCTGGCTCACGGAAACCGGCGAGACGGCATGCGGTGGGAATCCCTGGGCCGCCGGCTTCCTGGATACGTTCCGCTATCTGAATCAGTTGGGCAGCCTCGCCAAACGGGGCGTACAGGTGGTGGCCCACAATACTCTCGCCGCCAGCGACTATGCGCTCATCGATGAGGAAACCCTGACGCCCAGGCCCAGCTACTGGGGTGCGTTGGCGTGGCGCAAGCTCATGGGCACCACGGTCCTGGAAGCCGGCACCTCCAGTTCGCCCGACGTGCATCTCTATAGTCACTGCCTGCGTGGTCAGCCGGGTGGAGTTGCCGTTCTGGCGATCAATGCGGACCGGGCGACAGCCTTCGAACTGCTTACACCGCTGCCCTCCAGCCGTTATGAACTCAAGGCGGACGATCTCACGGGTTCGGCGGTCCAACTGAACGGCCGCGAGCTCAAGCTCGGGGCGGATGATTCCTTGCCGGCGATCACAGGACAACCTACCGCGGCCGGCAAGATCCGGCTGGCTCCGGCCAGCATCACGTTTCTGGCATTCCCGAACGCCGGCAATGCGAGTTGCCGCTAGCTCTCCCCGTCGGTGGGATCGTAAGCGTAGTGGTACTCCAGTTCGAACGCCAGCGAGCGGGCCAGGCCGTCCAGGTCTGGGAATAGCGTCGCATTCGTGATGTTCATGCGATAGAGTTCGCCCAGTGCCCGCTTTCTGAGGGCACGGCCGCGCAATACGAATTTGGCGATGACCCCCTCCTGACTGGCCAGGATTTCATCGATGGGCCGCTCAATATCCCAGGGGAAGGCGAAGGTTCCGGACTGGGCAATGACGCGGCGGTTCTTGAAATAGGGCTCGCCGATCGCCACGGCATCCTTGCCTCGGACGCCGATGCTGTTCAGCACCTCCTGCGGGCTAGGCGGGCGTTGCGCCGGAGCAAACTCCGGCCCGTACGCGAAGGTGCCCAACTGCGGAGCATTGATGGCCCAGACGGCGGCATCTTCCACGCTCGACTCCAATGCGAAGAACGCCGCCACATAGGGCGACCACGTGAAATCCACAAGACGCGTCGGAGCGCCGTGATGCTGCATCAGCGCCATCCAGTGCGGGGTATCGGCGACGACAGGCAGGTTCTCCAGAAAGCCGCTGGCCTTCCTTTGGAAGATCCAGATCAGGCGGTGTTCCTGCGATGTCCAATAGCGGGGCGCCACGTGCCGGCTGCGCAGTTCGCGGCTGACGGTGGACCATACCTGCCAACTGGCATCGCGTTGCCCACGGAAGGCCCAGTGCCGGAAGGGATCGGCCGAAACGAGCTGGAGAAAGTCTTCCCAGCTATCAACGACCTTCTCAAACAGATAGGACTTCTTTACCCGCCGCCGCGTACCGGCGGTCGATTTCGCCGCACTCATCCGGCTCCTCCTTGGCACTCCGAACCTCTCAGCCAATGCGATCGGTTCGCGATGCCCTCTCGGGATTGTGAGAGGGACCATCCCCATTATCCCCGGTGGGACCGGATTCGGGCGCTGGTGTACGCCAGGGGAAAGGTGCAGTGAGTGAGGGCGGGGGCGGCGGGTATGCACGCGTCACGGGCAGCGGGCCGCTGCTGGGCGCGGCCACCCGATTGGGTAGGTACGTCCAGTATCAGCCCGCTGCCCGTCGACAGGCACAGGATCCTCGATGCCGTTACTCGCCGGCGGTACGCCGCGCTCGTGTTTTGGCCGCTTTCATCGCCGCCTGGTGAAGTCCCTCGGCGCCCTTCGTGCGAACGGCCTTGGCTGCGGCCCGGCTCAGGCTCCCTGGCCCCCGGCGCTTGGCACTGCCGCGGGCCTGCCTGGAAAGAGACTCGTGGGAAGCCGCACTCGTCCCTTCCCGCTCCAAAGCCGCCTGGGTGGCTTTGGAGCGTGCCGGATCCGGCTTCCGCCTGGTCGCTTTCGTGGCCTTCTGTCCCGGCGGGGGCGGAATATCCACTCCAGCCCGGCGGGCCCTCGACAGACCGATGGCGATGATCTGCTTGGCGGAGCGCGCGCCGTGCTCACCTTTACGCACGTGCTCGATCTCCTCCCGCACATACTCGCCAGCCTGCGTGGAGGGCAAGGCCTGCTTCTTCGCCGGTTTTGCTCCGCGTTTCCCAGGCATGGCTACGGCCTGTTGGAGGCGCTCCACTGCTTCGTTTCGGTGTCGTCCCAGTACGGCGTGGCACGGTAGTACTTGAATACTTCCGCACCCCAGGTAGTGTCCGCCATATCGGGCCAGTTGTCCTTGTCGAACCCGGGCGCACTCTCAAGGGTCCGGCTGTCCACATCAAGGATGAAGCACTTCTCGTCCTCATCCACTCTGAGCGCGCTCCAAGGCACCGCGAACAGCTTGTTCCCCATGCGCAGGATTCCGCCGAAGGACAGGACCGCATAGGCGATCCGCCCGGTTGGAATATCGATCATAATCTCGTCGATCTTGCCGAGGTCTTCGCCTACGGCGTTCCGCACCTTGTCTCCGGCGAGTGTACTGGCCGCCAGAACCCGGCGAAACTTCTTGTCTGGATCGATCTTCTTGATTTTGCTTGCTTGCATGGTAAAGCTCCTTATGAAGTTAAACCATTGCAGCTTTGCGGCCTTTCTCGATTTCCCCACACAAATCCAGACCATTTTTATGACCAGCCGGGACGACCAGAATCATGAATATCCGTCGCCACGGCCATCTATCTACCTCAAAACAATCAAATCCTGGCACTGGCTCGAAGGGCTGTGCCGCAGGCGAACAAGCATCTGGCATGGAGGCCCGGCCGGAACCGGACGCCACAGAAATCCTCAAACCAAAAGGCAAAAGCTCCAGGTGCCGCGCTGTGGCTCGACGGTAAAAGGTTCCACCATCGGCGGCAAGAAATGCCGCGATTCGAAAGGGCACGCCCTTTCTTCGTTCCCCCTGTCGCACCTGACTACCCGTCATTCGCTGCGGAGCGCTGTTGTCGGAGCGGTCGTCGCGGCGCGTCCCGCCGGCAGCAAAGTAGCGGCCATTGCGACAACGGCCAGGAAGCCGGCGGCGGCGGCGAAGGTGGGAGGATCCACGGCCGTCATCCGGATGAGCAGCGAGTTCACCCACGGAGCGAGCGCCAACGCACAGCCCGCCCCCAAGCCCAGGCCAGCGGCCGTCAGCGCCAAGCCTTCCTTCAACACTGCGCCCAGGATCTGGGTGGGCCGCGCGCCGAGCGCTACGCGAATGCCCATCTCGCGTGTCCGCTGGCTGACCGCATAGT encodes the following:
- a CDS encoding PRC-barrel domain-containing protein; protein product: MQASKIKKIDPDKKFRRVLAASTLAGDKVRNAVGEDLGKIDEIMIDIPTGRIAYAVLSFGGILRMGNKLFAVPWSALRVDEDEKCFILDVDSRTLESAPGFDKDNWPDMADTTWGAEVFKYYRATPYWDDTETKQWSASNRP
- a CDS encoding DUF6496 domain-containing protein, which encodes MPGKRGAKPAKKQALPSTQAGEYVREEIEHVRKGEHGARSAKQIIAIGLSRARRAGVDIPPPPGQKATKATRRKPDPARSKATQAALEREGTSAASHESLSRQARGSAKRRGPGSLSRAAAKAVRTKGAEGLHQAAMKAAKTRARRTAGE
- a CDS encoding FRG domain-containing protein, which gives rise to MSAAKSTAGTRRRVKKSYLFEKVVDSWEDFLQLVSADPFRHWAFRGQRDASWQVWSTVSRELRSRHVAPRYWTSQEHRLIWIFQRKASGFLENLPVVADTPHWMALMQHHGAPTRLVDFTWSPYVAAFFALESSVEDAAVWAINAPQLGTFAYGPEFAPAQRPPSPQEVLNSIGVRGKDAVAIGEPYFKNRRVIAQSGTFAFPWDIERPIDEILASQEGVIAKFVLRGRALRKRALGELYRMNITNATLFPDLDGLARSLAFELEYHYAYDPTDGES
- a CDS encoding glycosyl hydrolase family 79 N-terminal domain-containing protein; the encoded protein is MHRAVDSARGTIRHHARWALLVLAIPALPLSAADPIAIAPAKMQRIGSVDERFQSFNVEMVEVTGGRFWAPYRKPSGAAAESAAAAPSVPGLDPTAFRMRQPIDLSNPRLRKLAAALGPAYVRVSGTWANSTYFHDADTPAPATPPTGFGGILTRGQWRGVVDFARASDARIITSFAVSDGVRDSHGVWTPDQARKFAAFTKAAGGRIAAAELFNEPNFAAIGGAPKGYDAAAYGRDFAAFKAFAKESLPEMIILGPGSVGEGALAATGFSGLSTKDILQATGRGVDGFSYHFYGGVSKRCGAMKGAPQTSPEAALTPEWLALTDREAAYYTKLRDQFEPGKPLWLTETGETACGGNPWAAGFLDTFRYLNQLGSLAKRGVQVVAHNTLAASDYALIDEETLTPRPSYWGALAWRKLMGTTVLEAGTSSSPDVHLYSHCLRGQPGGVAVLAINADRATAFELLTPLPSSRYELKADDLTGSAVQLNGRELKLGADDSLPAITGQPTAAGKIRLAPASITFLAFPNAGNASCR